One bacterium genomic window, ACTGACCTGGAAAGTGTCAACATACGTACCGAGAGTCAGATCGTCGATCGCCATGATCGCCTGGAACGCACCGGGAGTACTTCCGGAAGGCGGTGCAGCAGCCATCCAATCGATTTCTTCATCCACGGTCCAGGGCATGCATCCCTGATTCTCGTTACTTACAAATACCGAAATCGCCACCGGTCCCGTCTGCTCCTGTCGCGGGATGACAATAGATGTGCGCGAGAGCGCCATTGTCGCCGGTGCATTCTCATCAATCCTAGTGTACTTGAGGATCACCGTTCGCGGAGAGTTGTACGTGAAATCCGCCCAGACAATGATCGTATCGTAGTAGGTGCCTGGGGCAAGACTACCTCGCAGATCGGTTACTGAAAACGTGCGTGGGATATTTCCCTGCGCAGGGGTTACGGTGGCAAGGTCAGACTCGAAGTCGACATTCGCCATCTTTGGAGCATCTCCACCTAAATTACTTACCACAAACGTGGCCGAGGCTACCGGCCACTCATCAGTCGCACATCCATATGACGTAATTGAAACCGTGTCTGTAGAGACATGCAGCACGGCTGGGTTTTCGATTATCTTGAAATGAAAGATCACCGGATAAGGAGAGTTGATCGCCTCCGGCGAACTGACCCAGAGAGTATCGAAATATTCGTCGCCGACCGCACCACCCAGGACCTTGAAAGTCAGATGCACTGAGTCGGGCGCAGAGCCGCTCAGCGGTGTTACCGTGAACAGTCGGGTTGATGTCTCAGACAGTGTATATGTCATGCTTCCAACACCGGCATTGCGGATATAGATCGAACGCGGCTGCGCATTGTCAGGTGCATCTACAATGATATGATTGACCTGAGAATCAACTGCGATCATGGGCAGACTGGAACCCAGGGACAATTTCACCGGGATTCTGACCGGATCATTGGTCGCCGCCGGATCACTTACGACAATTGTGTCATAGAAATCACCAACTCCGAGTGCTGAGATGTCAGTTGAGACAGTCACCAGCGTCGAATCAATGCCGTTCGACGGACTGACTGCAAGCCAGGGGCCGGCCCAGGTCGAAGTCCAGTTGAGTGTCCCGCCCCCCGTGTTTTTGATGATCATTGTCTGCGAAGGCGGATTTGATCCACCGGTCAATCCGACAAAATTGAAAGATGATTTGTTCGTGGCAATCACCGGAGCGGGAGCTGCGATCGTCAGCGTCACCTTTTCATACAGCGGTGAATTGAAAGCGCCAGCCGATTGGACGGCGATCGAATCGACATACACTCCGGGAGCGAGGCCGGTAATATTCATCGTGACTGTGATAGTCCGCGGCGTGATCCCAGAAGATGGGGTTTTGACTATCCAGGGAGCATTTTCTACCAAAGTAAAGGCAAGATTGTCCCCCTGACCATCGCCGGTTGACGAAACCACAAACGTCTGTGCTGGCGGCGTTGAGCCGCCTTCGATGGCGCCAAAGCCAAGTGAATCGACCGAGAGCTCCAGAGCCGGAGCGTAGATCTCAAAACAGTAACCCGAGCCGGCCCGTTCACCGCCAACACCAGGGGAGTATGGCTGACCGGGAAGCCCCTGGAACTGGGGGTAGAAATCAACCAGGTTCTGGCCGACCCAAACCCATGTACCGCCCTCGAACCAGAGCGCGGAATCAAGGCAGATATGCTTGCCGGCGGCGCTCAGATCGCCGTCAAACCATGCGGTGATGGCAAAGACCGAATCGTTCCAGGTCGTAGGCATCTGCCGAGTAGCACGAGTCGGATTTCCGGCGGCAAGAAAGCCCAAGGTATCATCGGATCCGTTGCAGTCGAATTCGTTGAAGGCGTATGTGATATCGAAGAACGGTAAGAAGTATGCAGAGACGTCGTCGCTGGGATCGCCCGGCGTGCCGCCATCATCATTCGGTCCGATCGAATCTATAGTGGTGCTATCCCACGTCGCTCCATCGGGCGAAGACAATTTGAATCCGTTGGAGACGTTGCACTTTTGTCCGGTGGTGTTATTGTAATTGATTATGAACCGGAGATTGGCGCCGGCCTGGACCTGCGTGCCGCTGATCAATCCGTCGACCTGTCGGATGGAGACCACGCCCTGCTGCGCTTCGGCAACTCCTGCAATTAGCGCTACGAGCGCAACGGACAGGAAGAGATTCTTCCATGAAAACCGCATGTGTGTCACTCCGTGGTTTGGGTGAAAAAGAAGTAGACCTTTGACGGGTACATCTTCGCTATTCGTCCTGAACGAATCTATCTGTAAATGTGACTGAACGAAGGGACAGAGGCCGCCAATCCAATTCGTCGATTTGCCAGGCAACAATCGAGCCGCAGAGAATTCGTTGGCTGTTGCCTAATCGAATCTGGTGTACGTGCAGGAACTGCCCCGCCGAATATCCTCTTAATGCGAGCATGCGATGTCCCCGGATACCTCAACATCGCTACGGAATTGTATGGAAATGCGAACCTTTTCTATGGCAGCAATATACAGGCGTTCACACGCGGCTGTCAAGCAAAATGCGGAGAGGGAAAACCGGATTAACCAGAAGCTAACGGAGAATCTTGTGGGGATCGAGCTACTTTTTCTTACGACGAGCTGCGGCGGCGGCGGCAGCACGAGGTTTTTGACGGGCCGCTCTTTTCTTGCGGGACCGTGCGATCTCGCGGGCGAAGATCTTCTCTAATGTGTAGGTTGAAGGCTGGAAGTCAAGTAGGCAGAGTTCAAAGAGTTCGTCGACTCGTTCGATAAAGACGAATTTGGTCTTCCGGATTATCTCTCTCGGAAGATCCTTGACATCTTTCTCATTCTCTTTCGGCATTGCGATCTCAAATATCCCGGCGCGATAGGCGGCCGAGATCTTTTCCTTGATTCCGGCAACCGGCAGGACACGACCCCGCAGGGTTACCTCCCCGGTCAGCGCGATATCGTTGCGAATCGGCCGCTCCGACATCACCGAAGCTATCACCAGACAGACTGTTACACCGGCGGAAGGACCGTCCTTGGGAATGGCGCCAGACGGAAAGTGAATGTGAATATCATATTCATTGAAATCGTTGGTATCTATTCCCAGGATATCGGCCTTGGAGCGAACGTATGAGTGGGCGGCCTGAATCGATTCGCGCATCACATCGCCGAGCGATCCAGTAGTGATGATCTGCCCCTCCCCTTTCATCTTGAGCCCTTCGATGAACATCAGCTCCCCGCCAGCGCCGGTCCAGGCTAGTCCCGCGGCCGTGCCGATCTCCGGTTCCTTCTCCGCCTTTTCAGGGATAAAGATCGGAGTCCCAAGATAGGTGTCGAGGTTCTTCTCGTTGATCACCCAGGCTTGTTTGCTTTTTTCCGCCTTTTCCAGGGCGATCTTGCGGCAGATCTTTTCGATCTGCTGGGAGAAAACAAGCAGTCCGGCCTCTTGAGTGTAGCTGGAAATGAGGCGGCCAAGTGTTTTCTCGTTCATCCGAACCTGAGATTTAAGCAAGCCATGTCGCTTGAGCAAACGCGGTATAATATAGCGCCGGGCGATAACGATCTTCTCCCGCTCGATATAGCCGGGAAATTCGACGATCTCAAGTCGCGGCACAAACTGCTCGGGCAGTTCTTCAAATGAACGGACAGAGCAGATAAAAAAGACTTTGCTCAGGTCGAACGGCACGCCAACATAACTGTCGAGAAACCGGTTGTTGCGCCGGTTATCGATCGCCTCGAGCAGCCCCATATTGACCGAGCTGTCATTCTCGACATTGAAATAATCCAGATCCTCTATCAGCACAACCGGATCGCTGGCTCCAACCTCGCGCAAGGTACGAATGATCCGACCAGGAGTTGCACCCGGCCAGGTACGCGCGGTACCTTTGAGATCCGTGACTTCCGATATCCCGCCGACAGAGATCCGAACGAACTGCTTTCCAAGTGCCCGTGCAATCGCCTTGGCAAGTGAAGCTTTACCGGTCCCCG contains:
- the lon gene encoding endopeptidase La — its product is MTGVLFPGMMLTVQIGRPENRALVEECVASKRDFVASYAHAEVDTNTESPIHQVGVFARVVDHKEGPGGSMLVTLEGLKRASISAIIKEQPFLIGTVTGIDQPTFVLKNIKSRMDAAITIVGEITHLDPIYSPELLNVLKMNLEDPSALADRIASSFHFSLQAKQDLLESIGLEIRYDRLLNLLHGEMHRVTTVLNINENARKRIEEEQHRYFLKQQLFEIKRQLGEDLTEEKEAARLRKALKAASQLPPEVVARARIEIDRLSELSPATAEFGTTKNYLEWLLTLPWGKTSPENYTMAEVEHILSTDYYGPTALKEQIMQRLSVRKLLGGADEGPTLCLVGAPGTGKASLAKAIARALGKQFVRISVGGISEVTDLKGTARTWPGATPGRIIRTLREVGASDPVVLIEDLDYFNVENDSSVNMGLLEAIDNRRNNRFLDSYVGVPFDLSKVFFICSVRSFEELPEQFVPRLEIVEFPGYIEREKIVIARRYIIPRLLKRHGLLKSQVRMNEKTLGRLISSYTQEAGLLVFSQQIEKICRKIALEKAEKSKQAWVINEKNLDTYLGTPIFIPEKAEKEPEIGTAAGLAWTGAGGELMFIEGLKMKGEGQIITTGSLGDVMRESIQAAHSYVRSKADILGIDTNDFNEYDIHIHFPSGAIPKDGPSAGVTVCLVIASVMSERPIRNDIALTGEVTLRGRVLPVAGIKEKISAAYRAGIFEIAMPKENEKDVKDLPREIIRKTKFVFIERVDELFELCLLDFQPSTYTLEKIFAREIARSRKKRAARQKPRAAAAAAARRKKK